The following are encoded in a window of Geobacter metallireducens GS-15 genomic DNA:
- a CDS encoding DUF1847 domain-containing protein translates to MADNETIPSCANCSAVWQKSGTTNCWSSPDNRPGQPANCPSKTSPDIIDESFAEYRGDGDDARLARVAARVEGLCYQKMQGSDAVVARWTRVEDTVALAKLMGWTKVGIATCIGLLEETKQLVTILEAQGLEPASVCCKSGSIDKLELGLEESDKVRPGTFEPACNPIAQAEILNRCGTQMNIIVGLCVGHDMLFTKHSKAPVTTLVCKDRVTGHNPAAVLYGQNFYYKRLKVQPVAVPTEEK, encoded by the coding sequence ATGGCCGATAACGAAACGATACCCTCCTGCGCCAACTGCAGCGCAGTCTGGCAGAAGAGCGGCACCACCAACTGCTGGAGCAGCCCGGACAACCGCCCCGGCCAGCCGGCCAACTGCCCCTCGAAAACCTCCCCCGACATCATCGACGAGAGTTTCGCCGAGTACCGGGGGGATGGCGACGACGCCCGCCTTGCCCGCGTGGCGGCCAGGGTGGAGGGGCTCTGCTACCAGAAGATGCAGGGGAGCGACGCCGTGGTGGCCCGCTGGACCCGGGTGGAGGACACTGTCGCCCTGGCGAAGCTCATGGGGTGGACGAAGGTAGGGATTGCCACCTGCATCGGCCTCCTGGAGGAAACGAAGCAGCTCGTCACCATCCTGGAGGCCCAGGGGCTGGAACCCGCCAGCGTCTGCTGCAAATCGGGGAGCATCGACAAGCTGGAACTGGGGCTGGAGGAGAGCGACAAGGTCCGCCCCGGCACCTTCGAGCCGGCCTGCAACCCCATCGCCCAGGCAGAGATACTGAACCGCTGCGGCACCCAGATGAACATCATCGTCGGCCTCTGCGTAGGGCACGACATGCTCTTCACCAAGCACTCGAAGGCACCGGTCACGACGCTGGTCTGCAAGGACCGGGTCACGGGCCATAACCCCGCCGCGGTTCTCTATGGACAGAATTTCTACTACAAGCGGCTGAAGGTACAGCCCGTCGCGGTTCCTACCGAAGAAAAGTAG
- a CDS encoding DUF2288 domain-containing protein codes for MKPTKEELALQVDVAEWNWLRAHLERGGLIVVAPELEIAEVGERIARDDTATVGAWIETGKLSKPSEGQIAAWDADKAARFSTLIISPYVLMKEH; via the coding sequence GTGAAACCAACAAAAGAAGAACTGGCCCTTCAGGTGGACGTGGCGGAGTGGAACTGGCTCCGGGCCCATCTGGAGCGGGGGGGCCTGATCGTTGTGGCCCCTGAACTGGAAATAGCAGAGGTGGGGGAGCGGATCGCCAGGGACGACACGGCGACCGTGGGGGCATGGATCGAAACCGGCAAGCTGTCTAAGCCGAGCGAAGGGCAGATCGCCGCCTGGGACGCCGACAAGGCCGCCCGCTTCAGCACCCTCATCATCAGCCCCTATGTCCTCATGAAGGAGCACTGA
- a CDS encoding TIGR03915 family putative DNA repair protein yields the protein MILRYDGTFAGFLTAVALARERSAEPEAITDREPEQQGLFAAVEEVETDRDRAGELYQLIRRTLPAGAVQTLRYAFHAGEPGREILLFRYLQLGLTTGPRFGAMLAHEAVIPVWKLARAVGREAHRYKGLVRFRQLEGDVWYAAMEPDHRILPLIAPHFAARFADQRWIIHDRRRNEAVAFDPARREWADIPLEVTGPLPLSAGEELFRDLWQRYFDRLSIAERHNPKLQRQNLPLKHRRHLPEFERE from the coding sequence GTGATCCTCCGCTACGACGGCACCTTTGCCGGATTTCTCACGGCCGTGGCCCTGGCACGGGAGCGGAGCGCCGAGCCCGAGGCGATCACTGACCGGGAGCCGGAGCAACAGGGGCTCTTCGCCGCCGTCGAAGAAGTGGAGACGGACCGGGACCGGGCCGGGGAGCTCTATCAGCTCATCCGCCGTACCCTCCCCGCCGGGGCCGTGCAGACTCTCCGCTACGCCTTCCACGCCGGGGAACCGGGTCGGGAAATCCTCCTCTTCCGCTACCTGCAACTGGGGCTGACAACGGGGCCCCGGTTCGGCGCCATGCTGGCCCACGAGGCGGTCATCCCGGTCTGGAAGCTGGCCCGGGCAGTGGGGCGCGAGGCCCACCGCTACAAGGGGCTTGTTCGCTTCCGGCAACTGGAGGGGGATGTCTGGTACGCCGCCATGGAGCCCGATCACCGGATCCTCCCCCTCATCGCTCCCCACTTCGCGGCCCGGTTCGCCGACCAGCGCTGGATCATCCACGACCGACGGCGGAACGAGGCGGTGGCCTTCGACCCTGCCCGCCGCGAGTGGGCCGACATTCCCCTGGAGGTGACCGGTCCCCTCCCCCTCTCCGCTGGAGAGGAGCTCTTTCGGGATCTCTGGCAGCGCTACTTCGACCGCCTCTCCATCGCGGAGCGCCACAATCCGAAGCTCCAGCGGCAAAACCTCCCCCTGAAGCACCGCCGGCACCTACCGGAGTTCGAGCGGGAGTGA
- the uvrA gene encoding excinuclease ABC subunit UvrA, with amino-acid sequence MAHDTIIVKGACEHNLKCIDVEIPRDKLVVITGISGSGKSTLAFDTIYAEGQRRYVESLSAYARQFLEQMEKPDVESIEGLSPAISIEQKTTSRNPRSTVGTVTEIYDYLRLLFARVGHPHCYQCGKEITSQTVSQMVDQIMAMATGTKLQLLSPMVRGRKGEYRKELAQLRKDGFARVIVDGVQYELAEEIPLDKNKKHDIDIVVDRLIVKAGIERRLADSLETALNHAEGVVKVQVIDGDTILFSEALACIDCGISYPEMTPRMFSFNNPYGACPDCTGLGTRMYFDQELVVPNPDLSIRDGAIVPWEKRLSGWYHMTLDALAKAYDFDIQTPFRELPQKVQEVILRGSGGRKIEFWWEEDGGRRHTYTKEFEGVIPNLERRYRESDSEQVHEELERYMNVMPCPTCEGARLKKEALHVKVAGRDIRQVTALSIKDALEYFASLALTPKEEEIARRILKEIRERLNFLVNVGLDYLSLDRASGTLSGGEGQRIRLATQIGSSLVGVLYILDEPSIGLHQRDNGRLLQTLKHMRDIGNTVLVVEHDEETILEADHVLDMGPGAGEHGGRVVAQGTPAEIMANPASLTGRYLSGELAIAVPKKRRKPKRVITVAGATENNLKDVSVDIPLGVMTCVTGVSGSGKSTLVIDTLYKVLGQRLYKSREKAGAVREIRGLEQLDKVINIDQSPIGRTPRSNPATYTGVFADIRDLFAQLPESKVRGYKPGRYSFNVKGGRCEACSGDGIIKIEMHFLPDVYVQCEVCKGARYNRETLEVTYKGKSIAQVLDMTVSEALRFLENIPKIKTKLQTLEEVGLGYIRLGQAATTLSGGEAQRVKLAKELARRATGRTIYILDEPTTGLHFHDIAKLLEVLRKLVEGGNTIVIIEHNLDVIKTADYLIDLGPEGGDRGGEVIATGTPEEVAKVTRSYTGQYLRKLL; translated from the coding sequence ATGGCACACGACACCATCATCGTCAAAGGCGCCTGCGAGCACAACCTCAAGTGCATCGACGTGGAGATCCCCCGGGACAAGCTCGTGGTCATCACCGGCATCTCCGGCTCGGGGAAGTCGACCCTGGCCTTCGACACCATCTATGCCGAGGGGCAGCGCCGCTACGTGGAGTCACTCTCCGCCTATGCCCGCCAGTTTCTGGAGCAGATGGAAAAGCCCGATGTGGAATCCATTGAGGGGCTCTCTCCCGCCATCTCCATCGAGCAGAAGACCACGAGCAGAAACCCCCGCTCCACCGTGGGCACCGTTACCGAGATTTACGACTACCTCCGGCTTCTCTTCGCCCGGGTCGGCCATCCCCACTGCTACCAGTGCGGCAAAGAAATAACCTCCCAGACCGTCTCCCAGATGGTTGACCAGATCATGGCCATGGCAACGGGGACCAAGCTCCAGCTCCTCTCCCCCATGGTCAGGGGGCGCAAGGGGGAGTACCGAAAGGAGCTGGCCCAGCTCCGCAAGGACGGCTTCGCCCGGGTCATCGTGGATGGGGTACAGTACGAGCTTGCCGAGGAGATTCCCCTCGACAAGAACAAGAAACACGATATCGATATCGTGGTGGACCGGCTCATCGTTAAGGCGGGGATCGAGCGGCGCCTGGCCGATTCCCTGGAGACGGCCCTGAACCATGCCGAAGGGGTGGTGAAGGTGCAGGTCATCGACGGCGACACCATCCTCTTCTCAGAGGCCCTGGCCTGCATTGACTGCGGCATCTCCTACCCGGAGATGACCCCCCGGATGTTCTCCTTCAACAATCCCTACGGCGCCTGCCCCGACTGCACCGGCCTCGGCACGCGGATGTATTTCGACCAGGAGCTGGTGGTGCCGAACCCCGACCTCTCCATCCGCGACGGGGCCATCGTCCCGTGGGAGAAGCGGCTCTCCGGCTGGTACCACATGACCCTCGACGCCCTGGCCAAGGCCTATGACTTCGACATCCAGACCCCGTTCAGGGAACTGCCGCAGAAGGTTCAGGAGGTGATCCTCCGGGGCTCCGGCGGCCGGAAAATCGAATTCTGGTGGGAGGAGGACGGTGGCCGCCGCCACACCTACACCAAGGAGTTCGAAGGGGTGATCCCGAACCTGGAGCGGCGCTATCGGGAAAGCGACTCGGAGCAGGTCCACGAGGAGCTGGAGCGGTACATGAACGTGATGCCGTGCCCCACCTGCGAAGGGGCGCGGCTAAAGAAGGAGGCGCTCCACGTGAAGGTGGCGGGGCGCGACATCCGACAGGTGACGGCCCTCTCCATCAAGGATGCCCTGGAGTACTTTGCCTCCCTGGCCCTGACCCCCAAGGAGGAGGAGATCGCCCGCCGGATATTGAAGGAGATCCGGGAGCGGCTCAACTTCCTCGTGAACGTGGGGCTCGACTACCTCTCCCTGGACCGGGCCTCCGGCACCCTCTCCGGCGGCGAGGGGCAGCGGATCAGGCTCGCCACCCAGATCGGCTCCAGCCTCGTGGGGGTCCTCTACATCCTGGACGAGCCCTCCATCGGCCTCCACCAGCGGGACAACGGCCGGCTCCTCCAGACCTTGAAACACATGCGGGACATCGGCAACACGGTGCTCGTGGTGGAGCACGACGAGGAGACGATCCTGGAGGCGGACCACGTCCTCGACATGGGGCCCGGCGCCGGGGAGCACGGGGGCCGCGTGGTGGCCCAGGGGACCCCGGCGGAGATCATGGCGAACCCCGCATCCCTCACGGGGCGTTACCTCTCGGGGGAGCTCGCCATCGCGGTGCCGAAGAAGCGGAGAAAACCGAAACGCGTCATCACCGTGGCAGGGGCCACGGAGAATAACTTGAAGGATGTCTCCGTGGACATCCCCCTTGGGGTCATGACCTGCGTCACCGGGGTATCCGGATCGGGAAAATCGACCCTGGTCATCGACACCCTCTACAAGGTTCTGGGGCAGCGCCTCTACAAGAGCCGGGAGAAGGCCGGGGCGGTGCGTGAAATTCGGGGGCTGGAGCAGCTGGACAAGGTCATCAACATCGACCAGTCCCCCATCGGCCGCACGCCGCGCTCCAATCCCGCCACCTACACCGGCGTCTTCGCCGACATCCGTGACCTTTTCGCCCAGCTCCCCGAATCCAAGGTGCGGGGCTACAAGCCGGGGCGCTACTCCTTCAACGTGAAGGGGGGGCGGTGCGAGGCGTGCTCCGGGGACGGGATCATCAAGATCGAGATGCACTTTCTTCCCGATGTCTACGTCCAGTGCGAGGTCTGCAAGGGGGCCCGCTACAACCGGGAGACCCTGGAGGTGACCTATAAGGGGAAATCCATAGCCCAGGTCCTGGACATGACCGTCTCCGAGGCACTGCGGTTTCTGGAGAACATCCCGAAGATCAAAACGAAGCTCCAGACCCTGGAGGAAGTGGGGCTCGGCTACATCCGTCTCGGCCAGGCGGCCACGACGCTGTCCGGCGGCGAGGCCCAGCGGGTAAAGCTCGCCAAGGAGCTGGCCCGCCGCGCCACCGGCCGCACCATCTACATCCTCGACGAGCCCACCACCGGCCTCCACTTCCACGACATCGCCAAACTCCTGGAGGTGCTGCGAAAGCTCGTGGAGGGGGGAAACACCATCGTCATCATCGAGCACAATCTCGACGTCATCAAGACCGCCGATTACCTCATCGATCTCGGCCCCGAAGGGGGCGACCGGGGAGGTGAGGTGATCGCCACCGGCACTCCCGAGGAGGTGGCCAAGGTGACGCGATCATATACTGGGCAGTATTTGCGGAAGTTGCTCTGA